A region of the Cannabis sativa cultivar Pink pepper isolate KNU-18-1 chromosome 3, ASM2916894v1, whole genome shotgun sequence genome:
TTTTAATTGtcattcaatttaattttagaattagcAATTTAATACCACTAGATGAGTTTGTATATTTAAAGAATGTTTTGTTCCATTATTTTCACTCAAAATTTCTTTCTTCTATTGTGTTATTTCTTAAGCATTCTTTACAGTTTATAAAATGAAGTATTCTTTTCTTGAAGACTTGAAGAATGATAATGAAAGTTGGATCATAAGGATTAGACTTTATAGGATGTGGGAGTCTACTAACAGTAAGATGGATGATGAATTAATTAGTGTGGACATAATTTTCATTGATGAGAAGGTATGACAAAATAAGGTTATTCGTTACAGGAAATGTTATGCATGTAACAATTCGAATGTTGTTTGTTTCTAAGTTTAAGTATCTTTTGAGTGAGGGTTCTCTGTATAGTGTGAAGAATTTCAAGGTGGTTGCAAGTACAGGCGAGTATAGGCCTATTTTAAATGTTTACAAGATTATGTTTTAAAAAACAACTTCAATCATGAAATTAGAAGAAGGAAGCATTAGATTCCAACTAACAGATTTCAATTCGTATCTCATAATTTGATTGTTTCTCGTATCAATAACAACACAATCCTCTAaggtatttatataaaatttagtgTTTCAATGTAATGTATAATTGAAAATTTTCAGTTTTCATATTCTAAcatcttaatattattattatttttccccCAAAATGTAAGATATTTTCGGATGTTTATGTGGTGTGAGAGACATCAAGATTGTTGGTGCAGGTTAGAAAAAAAGAGACTTGAAAGTTATAACAAATtagtaagtttaattaattgaACCACAactatatcaattttttttttgttacaacTCCTTATTTATAGAAATAATGTTTATATTTTATCTTGGTTGAAGTATGTTAATGCAAttttaccttttcttttttCAGTTCAGTCACATCAAAAATTACACTGTGGAGTAAGATGGCAGAGATGTTTGATACAAATGTGTATAAAAAAGATGAGGGTCCTTTTATTGTGATAGTAACTTCTaccacaataaaaaaatttcaagttgattatatatgttgattttaatattacaatattatttcatTTACTACgtctttttaatataatttagatAATTTTACAATTACTATAAATAGGTGAAATTAGTTTTTCTTCAACAAGTGCTaccaaattatacatatatctagAAATAGATTATGTAGCATCTTTAATTGAACGATTTTCAACCGTCGTCAATGGGGTGCAATTTATTGAAAGCTCTAATGTGAGTAAGGTTTCTCTTGAGGAAGAGATGTTCGTCAACCGAATGAACATTAAAGAACTGTTAGAGGATGATTGGGATGATGGAATGCAGGTGACTTTTCttccctttctttttctctttactATTATTGTTGTATTATTTTTCATTAGTGCTTCATtatacaaattaaattaaaaatattaaaaaatttgattGTAGGAATACAAAGTTACTATAAAGGCAAAATTTTTTGGAATTGATACCACTTTTGGTTGGTATTATGTGTCTTGCAAAACATGTTTGAGAAAGCTTGTACTCAAAGATGGTGTTTATACCTGTGATTGTTGTGACAAAATATGTGACTATCCTCTTTTGATGTAAGGCAAATAGTTTTGtggttttttctttaaaattaaaaatattatgttattgTAGCATATTTACTCTGATTTTGTTGTCTAATGTAGGcacaaaattcatataaaagTGAGAGATGAAAGCGCAGAGACGACTTTTGTCTTATTGAATCTTGTGGCTGAGAAACTATTTGATACAtcaataaaaaagattttaccTACAAATAACAATGATGTTCCAGCAGTGATTCAAGCGCTTTGTGGAAAGGATTTTGTTTACAAATTAagattgaattattttaatttaaaagatGGATATGAGAACTTTACTGCATCTAAAATTTTTGTGTCAGATGATATATTGGAATAAGCTCATGAATCCAAAAAGAGGAAGGTAATATTTCAATGCaaattctaattttaaattaaagaaaaaattcaatacagtacatgttatatatgtaatgtaagaaaataaattgctaactgtTTTTGTAGGAAACAAATATTAGAggaatgaaaataattttgataaaGTAATTCTATTCACACTTACTatcttatatttattattaaaaaaattatagggAAGTTAGTTCAAcacataattttcttttttattattaaaatattaaaggaTTTGGAAGATTTGGAAGTTGAAGATGGGACTGTCGCCGGTGAAAGTAGAAAGAGAAAATTTCAAATTGTTGACGATGAAGAGGAAGTCGATGATGATGAAAAAGTTTAGTTCACATTTATTTAGTGTTGATTTTGGCCTTTTGGCTATCTTTCATTTTGTGTGGTTTGAAAGATTTTATTTCTTCTAAGTTGGTTTTGGTCCAAGTTTTTAGTATAAACAAGTGTTTGTGTGGTTGTTGGGCGTCTATGCCATTTTCGTTGAATATTGGGCTTTTTGGCTATGTATTTTATAGTTGAATATTGGGCTTTttggttatttatttttgtCTATTGTTAATGTGGATGTTAAACCTCTAGATCATTTGGATTTCTCAATGTTTTGTGctgaaattattttatgattgtgtaacagtatttttattttatcaatatcttaattaagatatattatattttaaatacaaGCTTTATTATTATCAAATTTGAATGATAGAACTAAAATCAGTGAGAATTATaaagcaaaaataaaattaattataataataataataataatatcaataaaaataaaaatatatataaagaaaagaaTGCTTATAAAATTTTGTATCACCTTTATtgtccttattttttttttttttccaaatcttTCAATTTATTGTCTTAATATTTATGTTTCATTTAttgtctttattttttaatattcgCCTTCATCTTCTTTGAAAGACAAAAAAAGCtttcataataattataaaattataattacatcctatataataataaaaacaaaatttaaggTTTCTAACTTAACCATAACATATTAGAGAGTTGATGTGGTATGTTTAAGAGTCTTTTTCTCTAATActtatttttcccttttttcaattttttttaatttttttttaatatgtaactAATGACTAACACTAAATTAATacttactaattaaaataaatcattaaAAGAAATCAATAACCAATGACTTATAGtattctaaaacaataattactacctatatgataattatattaaaaaaaacgtaacatacatattaatataccaacattttcatatttatttagttttttttgtaattatttcctTCAAATAAAACTCAACCAAGTCATTAACAACAAAAATTGTAACAATTATGCTAATAAATTGGACCAACAAAAACTATAACCTACAAGTAATgaatataaatgattttttttttctttttcctataTTCTTTTAtaaccaataaataataatgataataaagtTTCAGTTACAATATTTTAGTGTACCTCATTTACCACTCCATTTTagttttctttttgtatatAGTATGTATGGATCCATATATGTACATGTATATATTCTTTTCGTGTATAACAAatattttgttgaatttttattgaAGGTAATGAATacaatcatattttaatttgttgtaaTTTATTGTTACTGAagaattttgttatctttttttttttttttttcagtattCTAAGGCACTTCTAAGCTTCTAAAAACAATCAATCACGTTTATTTTTACGGTAGgtacaaacatgcatactatgtagtttttttacaattatttattttaatcatctATAGTTTGAAATACTCAAATCTCATTAGTGTTGATTTTTTCTGCATGCATCTTCTCACTTTTGACAagtaatactttattttatgtatgccctttatatatatactagcaaaaagttacgtgcgaggcacgtatactaaattttatgctatttttttttacgttattaaaaagtgataaaattagaaattaaaaaaaatatattattagttattaggttcaacatcattaccctgttcatttttaaggaaaaataatatatttatgaaataataatttgttgcaaCACGAGTACAGGCAAAATTcagaaaatatagcatttattagtagagtattAACAATTTCAACAGTAAATTAACTGATCGTATACTTTTTTGTCTCCTAACATTAAGCTcttgatatttgagtggtgaactcttatttgtccgcttttcaaatttttctaacactctcattttattcttccaactttctgtagttggagtaatgtccttaattgttgtatatagtgtagtcatttattcacatgttttcaaataaaacaatagatatacaaaataaaattaaatataattaagctcatattaaaatcaatctcacctttcaatatagtgaaaggtttttaaattgattcattttcacttaataattgtgacagacctaacgaataataatattatgttacctaataacaaaataggaatccaccaaacaacattatcaaaatttattccaagtataattatataaatccattactcattgaagtctattagatactctaaaaagctcacaatacgaaatttcacatcaaaaatctaaaaatgatcaactatgtagcaggaatgataatacaataaccaaaattgtctagtcatatacagtcttaaaacttaacagagtggcattattcattcaagtttcaactaagtgtttctgagtttgagttgtAATATTGTGTCCTGTGTTTATGTTCAAATATTGTGTGTGTCTGGCTAATCTAGTGAAGAAGATTGAAGTTTTAattctcaataaatagaatgaatataagtgtatattttgtagtaggtcattattgtgtcatctagtgaagaagattgaagttttaattctcaataaatagaatgaatataagtgtatattttgtagtaggtcattattgtgtcatttttaagttaatttttaattgtatcacggcataaaatttaatatatagctTTTTACTTACCATGCATGGTCGACACCTCAATTGAATAGAAAGTTCTATTCAATTAGTTTCTGTTTTTCGTGTCTTAATTTCAGattataagaaattattattttgtgaaATGGGGTGAAATGAGATTTTGGATTAGATACCAGAAAAGCTTTTCCAATCTCAAGAACATAAGaaccaaatttaaaaaaaagaacctTTGTGATTGCTTAATTAAATCCATTATCATCAAGTCTTGACACATCTTTAAGAAGAGGACCCATGAAAACTGTAAAATCAAACATTGAAATGACTTGATTCCCATAGTTGTAAAAtcaaaaagaaattgaaaattcaaatcATAGTTTTTTACCACAAAATCTTCAGGAGATATCCAACTGTCTCCCAATGCAACTCCTACatatattgaaatttgaaaccccaatataaatttattgattaattgtAAAGATTGGTTATGAGAATTGAAGATTTTTACCTCCAAGTTTAAGTTTCAATTTCCCAGCATCTTGAAGACCTGCACCAGCATAGCCTTCCAGATCTTCACCATTGGAATCAGATCTGAAGATTATCGACCGACTTATAAAGAGGCCAATGGGTTTGCTTGGATATCCCaacaactgaaaaaaaaaatccacatAAACAAAGTGTAAATGGTAAGCAATGAGTGATTCATTGTGAGAGCCATGACATTGTTTCTATTGATAGATGATGGTATGTATTGGCCCTCTTTTGGAGCTAGATTTCAATGATCAATGAAAGTAGATAAATACCTGAGGAAAATCCAGAGCGTTCTTCTTGCATATAAAACTCATAGCACGTCCAGGATAGGCTCCAACTAAGGTTTCTCCAAGTCCCTTAACAACCTATCCCAGTAAAGAGACCTAGATAAGTGTACTTGATTAAATAAAAGGAAATAGAGCATAATCAAAACGACATAAATACCTCAGCATATATCTCAGAGGAGTCTCCTGAAGATGGATTTGTTGTGTGGATGACAAATGCATAGTCAGCATTTATAATTTCCTGAACAAGGACTGCCATGCAGAGATAATCGtgatctaattttatttttctggtgCTGAAGAATGCTCTCTCATTCCATTTTGAAGCCCATACCTGGATTATAATATATTAGAGGCAATACTATGACATGTTGTTCAGGAGAAAGAATATCAGGaacaaatatcagttcaaacattaatgagatttgttttattattattttattatatataaataattttttattattttattaaataaaaataaaaaattagcatgaatttctcataaaccaagaatttcagttatataggcacactttatatagaatagatatttatttttccattatatataaataaaaattaaattattatcttactatatatatagttcatcacacacatatattgttacaattatttgtatttttcttcttctcaaaACTGTAGTTTGcagttttaaataataattatgattcaatattttttttttattttgatttgtttgttataataacaatataatagaactaaaataaataaattaaaaaaataatcaataaacatgcttaattttttctataatattAGCATACTTAAATTATAACACCACATAGTTATATAGACTCTATTTGTCAAAGAATAATATTCAAAAAATCTTATATAAGTTACAATTTTATGAAACAATTAGAGTTTATGTTTAGTTTGGATAgagtaaataaaatataaataaaaaacaaaatgtgaaaataaaaaaatatggaaaataATGACAACAACATGTCAGTTACAATCCTTTTACTTCTTTATTAAGTTACAATCCTCTAATTTTtctgtcttaaataattaataaatataaataaattacaaatataatttttggaATAAATACTAATAAATATTATCTAATATCTAATAATTAATGGTTTTATGAGTTATATAAAATGttttcaatttatatatatactaggccGAAGTTATGTGCGTTTGCACGTATGGACATATACttagttatatacttaatttttatataattttattcaataaaatatcacttagaaaataattaatataaagtatgaaaagaaaattttataaaaatattaatgcctaaatttaaaaaaaaaatagaaaacataatagaaatttggaaaataaattaataaataaatagaaacaCGGTCGaaagttttgaaaaatatttaattattttttttattttttaagataaacATTAAACACCCtctcaattttgaaaataaaattaatgttttaactatttttatactttaagaTTAATAAGGGGATACTTCTAATATTAAGGGAATAAACATTAAACACCATTCAATTTTCTTACTTGCATCATCAAGTGTCAGCTTTAAATCGACaagatagaaaaataaaattgtaagtcaaaaaatattctttaaggGTCCGATCTCCAACAACAAGCAATAACTTAGCTGTTCTCCAAAGAAAGATATGCAAGTATGCAAGATCCAAGCAAAAAAGTGACTACTACCTACAATCGATACAAATATGATTTAAGAAAAAGAATTACTTTGATGCTAGAAATTGTGATCTATTTCACAAaatccatgaagttagagaatATTTTACATCACATTGAATTACTTCAATCAAATAGTAATAACATCATCAATATTAC
Encoded here:
- the LOC133036295 gene encoding alpha-glucan water dikinase 1, chloroplastic-like; its protein translation is MAVLVQEIINADYAFVIHTTNPSSGDSSEIYAEVVKGLGETLVGAYPGRAMSFICKKNALDFPQLLGYPSKPIGLFISRSIIFRSDSNGEDLEGYAGAGLQDAGKLKLKLGVFMGPLLKDVSRLDDNGFN